The genomic stretch TCCGTTAAACGGTAGTACCTAATTTCTGTTTTGCTCGACCTCTAGGGGCTAGAAGTGGTAGCGGCGGTCATGCTGCTCGCGATGGAGCTGAAGGTGGTGGATACGACGTCACCGAGAGTGGTAACTGCGCCAACGATAGCTGCTGCGATCAGGGCGGCGAGCAGGCCGTATTCGAGAGCGGTTGCGCCGTCTTCATTCATGATCAGATTCTTGATGGTCATCATAGTGTTTCTCCTTGAACATTTCCCGGTATGGGATTTTTTGAAATTTGTTTTTGTGTTCTGCACATCAGCCACGCCCTCAATATAGCAACCCGTGTGCCAGTGGTTTTTGCTTGGTGAAAATTTATGTTTAACACACTGAATTTACTGATTATAAAAAAATGAATTTGTGTGTTGGCGTATTCAAACGGTTGATTGAAGCAGCAGGGGTCCACTTTTTGTGGAGGTGCTAAAGCTGACTATTTAAATCGGAGTTCATTAGAGAGTCAGTTTTTACAGGTAGTTACATAGTGTCTATTAAAAATGGATTGAGGGTGTGTTCCGATGAAAAGTGGATTCACAGTTGGTGGAGACAATGGAAGAGGGCTGCCCCGGCGTGGGGCAGCCCTCTTCCATTAACCTGTAATATCGGTGGTGTGGGTGCGTTAATTGACTACCGTTGTGATGGCAGTTGAGATGGAACTGAAGATGCCCCGCATCTGCGTGCCAAGGGACATGACCGCGCCGGATATGACCACTGCGATCAAGGCGCCTATGAGGCCGTATTCCAAAGCTGTGGCACCGCTTTCATCTTGTATGAGCCGTAACATGTCATCCTCCTATGGGTGAATGGGTCGGTGGGAGGAGGTGCAGCCTCTCCCGGAAGTCATGCGACGGGATATCCAACCGCATAGATGCCAAATGGCAATGGTCATGACCAGTGAGACATATCCGTCTACGGCATAATGCCAGCCGAGGTGGATGGAGCCGATCATGATGAATCCGCAATAGATGGTAAAGATCCAGCCCGCGAGTCGGTTGACCCGCCAGCCAAGGAGAGCCATCAGCACGGCAATGGAAACATGCATGCTCGGCATGGCTGTGATTCCCGAAACCAGGCTGACATGGCGCGTTTCGTAGTTCGTGAACAGGGTTTCCTGCATTTGGAGTGCCCAGATGGGGAATGTCTCGTTGGCCTTGTACAGATAGTCCATCAGCGGAGCGTATACGTCCCGTCCTTCGACTATCTGGCCGTAAAAGCATGGTCCGGCAGACGAGAGCAGGGTGGCAGCCGCGGTGCCGATCAGGACCCAACACAGGAAGAATGCGCTGATATACTGCATCCGCAATTGCCGGTTGTCTGTGGCAAAGGCCTGCCAGTAGAAAACCATGATGATGATGAAGAGCCAGATGTTGTAAAGGAAGTTGATGATGAAACTGACCAGCGGGTAGCCGAGGATGGGTTGCAGCAATCGCCATGGATCGATGCCGAAGTGGATGATTCTGTCCAGCTCGAAAAAGGCGGTATCCAGATAGAAGGGAACCACAAGGGGGATCATGCGCTTGAAGTTGGAAAACACGGCCAGCAGGAAATAGAAGCAGGCGATGGCGATGGCGGCGCTGAAGAACCGCTCGTACGAGAAGAAGTCGGTCTTGAGGCGTGCGTAAACATGGGGCAGCAGCTTGCGTGGACGGTCCTTCACCTGCATCCGTACACAATACATTATAAAGAAACAGGCCATGGTCAGGAGGAGCAGGTAGACGCCGGTGATGCCGAAAAGGCTGAAGCTTGAGAGGGCTTGCAGGCCGAAATAATTGGTGTAAGCCACACACGACAAAGCATAGACCGCGAACAACGCTATGATGAAGCGATGGTGGCGGACGCAATCGAGCAGCGCATGGAGCACGGTGTTCGCATGCAGGGCAAACGCGTTCGATGGCATGGAAGCCGCTATTGACTTTGCTTGAGGCATAGATGGTCCCGCATTGTTCAGATGTTGATCCGAGTAAGATGCTGAACCTATCCACTAAGAATGGATAAACAGTGTGATTCAGCTACCGGTTCTTGAACATTGCAGGATCGATGCCATGTTTCTGGAGCTTGTTCCAAAGATTCTTGGCAGAGATGCCCAGAGCGTCGGCGGCATCGGTTTGGGTTCCTCCGGCCTTGCGGAGTGCGTGTTCGATAAGATGGCGCTCGTATTGGATAAGTGCCTGCTTGAGGGGCAGGTCGGTTTCCGGGAGGACCATGCCGCGCTGCTCTGGTTCAGGCTGCTTGTTGGAAAAGGCCTGATCCACCTCAGCCGGGGTAATCACTGATGAGGTACAGAAAATGGCGG from Pseudodesulfovibrio profundus encodes the following:
- a CDS encoding Flp family type IVb pilin, translated to MMTIKNLIMNEDGATALEYGLLAALIAAAIVGAVTTLGDVVSTTFSSIASSMTAATTSSP
- a CDS encoding Flp family type IVb pilin: MLRLIQDESGATALEYGLIGALIAVVISGAVMSLGTQMRGIFSSISTAITTVVN
- a CDS encoding phosphatase PAP2 family protein; this translates as MPQAKSIAASMPSNAFALHANTVLHALLDCVRHHRFIIALFAVYALSCVAYTNYFGLQALSSFSLFGITGVYLLLLTMACFFIMYCVRMQVKDRPRKLLPHVYARLKTDFFSYERFFSAAIAIACFYFLLAVFSNFKRMIPLVVPFYLDTAFFELDRIIHFGIDPWRLLQPILGYPLVSFIINFLYNIWLFIIIMVFYWQAFATDNRQLRMQYISAFFLCWVLIGTAAATLLSSAGPCFYGQIVEGRDVYAPLMDYLYKANETFPIWALQMQETLFTNYETRHVSLVSGITAMPSMHVSIAVLMALLGWRVNRLAGWIFTIYCGFIMIGSIHLGWHYAVDGYVSLVMTIAIWHLCGWISRRMTSGRGCTSSHRPIHP